The genome window CGCTCCGGCGTCGTGTGAGCGCTGTCCGTCCTCGAGGTACACGTCGACCGACTCTCCAAGCTGCTCAAGCGCGTCTGCGGCAGTAACAGCGGCCGGGTTGCCGGTCCGGTTCGCTGAGGACACGGCAAGCGGACCGGTAAGGATCAGCAGGTCCAGTGCGAGGCGGTCGTTCGGCATGCGCAGGGCAACGGTGCCGAAAGTGTCACCCAGGTCCCAGCTCAGCGACGGCTGGGCGTGGCAGATCAGCGTCAGTCCGCCGGGCCAGAATGCTTCGGCCAGCAGCCGGGCCTCCGGGCTGATGTCGGTGGCAAGACCGTCCATGGTCTGCTGGCGCGGAATAAGGACCGGCGGAGGCATGCTGCGCCCCCGCCCTTTGGCTGCGAGCAGGCCCGCGACCGCCCGAGGGTTGAAGGCGTCAGCGGCGATGCCGTACACGGTGTCCGTGGGAATCACCACGCACTGCCCGGCAGCAAGCGTGCTCTGCGCGCGGGCAAGGCCTTCGCTGCGCTGGTTGGGATCTGAACAGTCAAACGTGACACTCACGCTGGCCATCCTTTCATCAGCGGCCGTTCCATGGCACATCGGTGCGGATTGCAGAGGTGGCGCGGTCGCGGCCCGACAGGTCCGGATGGGTGCGGACCGAGGACCAGAACCGGTCTTCAGTCAGAATGCGTGCCAGGGCGGGAGCCTGGACTTCTGCGTGTTCCATGACGAAGTAGCCCCCCTCCCGGAGCAGGCGCGCGGCTGCGCGGGCCGCAGCCAACGGCAGGCGCAACCCGTCGGCGCTTCCTCCGTACAGGGCCATCTCCGGATCGTGTTCTGCCACCTCGGGCTCGCGCGGGACCGCTTCCGTGGGAATGTAGGGCGGGTTGGAGACGACGACGTCGAAGGTTCCGTTCAGCTCGGAAAGTGCGTCCGTATAGTCCCCGGCAACCAGCGTGACGCCGAGAGGGGAAAGATTGCGTGCCGCCCAGGCGCGGGCAAGCTCGCTCAGTTCGACGGCGAAGACCTCTGCCGCCGGGACCTCCTGCGCGATCGACCCTGCAATTGCTCCGGATCCAGTGCCGAGGTCGGCAACACGCGGCGCGTCGAGGGCGCGGGCGGCGTCTATAGCGAGCTGCGCAACCGTCTCCGTTTCCGGTCGGGGAATGAAGACGCCGGGCCCGACGGCGAGTTCCAGTCCGCGGAAGTACGCCACGCCGGTGATGTGCTGCAGCGGCACGCGGCGCGCACGCTCGGCAACGAGATCCGCGTAACCCTCCGGTGCTGTTGCCCCGATGAGTGCCAGCGCCCGGACGCGGCCCACGTTCTCACGCATCAGGTGCGCGGCCAGCAGCTCCGCATCCACTCCGGGGCTGGGAACACCGGCGAGCCTCAGCGTTGCCGTCGCCTCGCGCAGGGCGGAAGCCAGGGATTCCATGGTTTGGGTGGACCTACGCCTCGTCGCCGATCGCGGCCAGGCGGTTTTGCTCGTCCATCTCGATGGCGGACTGGACCACCGGCTCCAGCTCACCGTTCATGACGGCGTCGAGGTTGTAGGCCTTGTAGCCCGTGCGGTGGTCGGCAATCCGGTTTTCCGGGAAGTTGTAGGTGCGGATCCGCTCCGAACGGTCCATGGTGCGCACCTGGGACTTGCGGATGTCGGAGTTGGCGGCGTCGATTTCTTCCTGCTTGGCAGCGAGGATGCGCGAACGCAGCACCCGCATGGCAGCTTCACGGTT of Arthrobacter sp. JZ12 contains these proteins:
- a CDS encoding L-threonylcarbamoyladenylate synthase codes for the protein MASVSVTFDCSDPNQRSEGLARAQSTLAAGQCVVIPTDTVYGIAADAFNPRAVAGLLAAKGRGRSMPPPVLIPRQQTMDGLATDISPEARLLAEAFWPGGLTLICHAQPSLSWDLGDTFGTVALRMPNDRLALDLLILTGPLAVSSANRTGNPAAVTAADALEQLGESVDVYLEDGQRSHDAGASTIVDTTGDLPLVVREGVISFEELRKVAPGVVLATEPPAAPSNADEAATTERPNEDSAVRNDDAGAPLPPQGSD
- the prmC gene encoding peptide chain release factor N(5)-glutamine methyltransferase, whose translation is MESLASALREATATLRLAGVPSPGVDAELLAAHLMRENVGRVRALALIGATAPEGYADLVAERARRVPLQHITGVAYFRGLELAVGPGVFIPRPETETVAQLAIDAARALDAPRVADLGTGSGAIAGSIAQEVPAAEVFAVELSELARAWAARNLSPLGVTLVAGDYTDALSELNGTFDVVVSNPPYIPTEAVPREPEVAEHDPEMALYGGSADGLRLPLAAARAAARLLREGGYFVMEHAEVQAPALARILTEDRFWSSVRTHPDLSGRDRATSAIRTDVPWNGR